One Deltaproteobacteria bacterium genomic window carries:
- a CDS encoding histidine kinase: MIDMDIKSLRRKVENINNLPTIPSTLKRISKIIEDPTISLKEIGNFISNDPALTTKILKMVNSAFYGFPGRISSASHATVLLGSNVIRGLLVGVSVFELMQNAMLGLWEHSLGCAITSRLMAKRKGLKDYDDVYAAGLLHDIGKIILILEFPKEYKEAMNEAKLKDITIAEIEGDHFVANHADIGSWLAEKWLFPRNLIEVIRYHHRPHLSKSAPIETAIVHLADILLRANGVGFAGDPFVPALNPAAFEVLKLSETDLREILEEMEDSLEVTEELSL; encoded by the coding sequence ATGATTGACATGGACATAAAAAGTCTGCGCAGGAAAGTTGAAAATATCAATAACCTCCCAACGATACCAAGCACCCTGAAACGGATTTCAAAAATTATAGAGGATCCCACAATATCTTTGAAAGAAATCGGTAATTTTATATCAAATGATCCTGCTCTGACCACCAAAATTCTAAAGATGGTTAATTCAGCATTCTATGGGTTTCCAGGCAGAATTTCTTCTGCATCTCATGCAACGGTACTTCTTGGCTCGAATGTCATAAGGGGATTGCTTGTCGGCGTCTCTGTATTTGAACTCATGCAGAATGCTATGCTCGGGCTATGGGAACACTCTCTCGGGTGTGCCATTACATCAAGGCTAATGGCCAAAAGGAAGGGGCTAAAGGACTACGATGACGTTTATGCAGCGGGGCTACTCCATGACATAGGAAAGATCATCTTAATCCTTGAGTTCCCCAAGGAATACAAAGAAGCAATGAATGAAGCGAAACTCAAGGATATTACAATAGCTGAGATAGAAGGAGATCACTTTGTTGCTAATCATGCCGACATAGGATCCTGGTTGGCAGAAAAATGGCTTTTCCCTCGCAACTTGATAGAAGTCATAAGATATCATCACAGACCCCATCTCTCAAAAAGTGCCCCCATCGAAACCGCAATTGTTCATCTGGCTGATATTCTCCTGCGGGCAAACGGGGTGGGTTTTGCCGGTGATCCCTTTGTGCCCGCGCTAAATCCCGCCGCTTTTGAGGTCCTTAAATTGAGTGAAACGGACCTGAGAGAGATACTAGAAGAAATGGAAGATTCCCTGGAGGTAACGGAAGAACTATCTCTATAA